In one Ictalurus punctatus breed USDA103 chromosome 19, Coco_2.0, whole genome shotgun sequence genomic region, the following are encoded:
- the LOC124629228 gene encoding uncharacterized protein LOC124629228: MWGRTNRHLQLCSELQLSFSFSDCGILPKGIAMTNKNTIDMISAKHTLSHINKDYQLYYSRYKGNLFELKMVICGAEDVLWHFMPAALVHVVEKKTLKMLNPKDFTVQGHREPGAYPRGLGAQGGGHPGRGANPSQCTIPHTRTLILTLQTIWKCQSAYNACLWTGRGNRSTQRKTLKHGKNMQALRTHRAEVGIEPQTLFLQLLH; the protein is encoded by the exons ATGTGGGGACGTACAAAcag GCATCTCCAGCTCTGCTCTGAGCTTCAGCTCAGCTTCAGCTTCTCAGACTGTGGCATCCTCCCAAAAGGAATTGCtatgacaaataaaaacactatagATATGATTTCAGCCAAACATACACTGTCTCACATAAACAAAG ATTATCAGTTGTACTACAGCAGATATAAAGGTAACTTATTTGAACTAAAAATGGTTATCTGTGGTGCAGAGGATGTTTTATGGCATTTCATGCCAGCAGCATTGGTGCACGTTGTGGAGAAAAAAACCCTAAAGATGCTAAATCCAAAAGATTTTACTGTCCAG ggtcacagggagcctggagcctatcccagaggacttggggcacaaggtgggggacaccctggacggggtgctaacccatcgcagtgcacaatcccacacactcgcacactcattctcacactacagacaatttggaaatgccaatcagcctacaatgcatgtttatggactgggagaggaaaccggagtacccagaggaagacCCTaaagcatgggaagaacatgcaagctctgcgcacacacagggcagaagtgggaatcgaaccacaaACCCTCTTCCTCCAGCTGCTGCACTGA
- the LOC108280150 gene encoding myosin heavy chain, striated muscle yields MTGCLTELSATVQNLKSLALARAADLPLRPLLYASGTAAAVAGVYYYIMKRGDGERTADTTLTEDPVQTQLSAVDVSLLDPGLMSDVDGVHVTQTDSAVPQESLSEAGEKNQKVEVSSAPVHSKRSNLEDRVRELEELLCEAHRECERKTKECEREQEAHNIMKLQYDEMKETSHNAASLKVSLAETERKYEQVMESNAQLKNENSDLVSEVNTLQDSLQDLGILLSETHTECAEAVRSYESELNLRKYVQSEYDKREENCNKKISTLRVTLVAADRQYEQAMESIAQLEKENSKLMSDVKTLQDSMLELDEELSVTRIRCNEIIRECEGKTWELGMLQSDCNEMKETLLKECEKEPEIHRMLLSQNDELKKLLNQKEELLKVSLAEAERKCEQAMEHNAQLENENSNLMSQVNTLQGSVQQLEEEVSETHRKCEEIKREYEREAQFKEMRATLEQCNVLLKECAREREAHSVLKLQHSQVTLTHTEESLKVSLAEAERKYEQVKETNTRVENEKSVLVSKVNQLQDTVRGLTTLLAQTYKKCTKALSVCAIAKGVADFVESEATKRVTFLIQTKKSLEVALAEAEQKFERAKVEITQLENNKAEIESNIRTLLDMASDSAEQLCETRRRCDEVTRECAQKTRDLRKLESKWNLLNETVLKDYEAGCVAHGVLRVQYNELKEQHEELLKECEREREAHSVLKSQYDQMKETSMQSNAQLENEKSDLMYHVHKLGGRVQQLEELLYEADMTCGAIKQECKRERETHSDLKLSYDEMKETQSHNKESLRVTVAEAEGKYGPAIKSSAQLDSEKSDLMSQVNTP; encoded by the exons ATGACAGGCTGTTTAACCGAGTTGAGTGCTACAGTGCAGAATTTAAAGAGTTTAGCTCTTGCTCGGGCGGCAGATCTTCCACTGCGCCCCCTGCTATATGCGAGTGGAACTGCAGCCGCGGTCGCAggagtttattattatattatgaagCGTGGCGACGGGGAGAGAACAGCGGACACAACTCTCACCGAgg ACCCAGTACAGACCCAGCTCTCTGCAGTAGATGTTTCTTTGCTGGATCCAGGCTTGATGTCTGATGTGGATGGAGTCCATGTCACACAGACTGACAGCGCTGTCCCTCAG GAGTCTCTTAGCGAGGCTGGGGAGAAGAATCAGAAGGTGGAGGTGTCCAGTGCTCCGGTGCACAGCAAGAGGTCCAACCTGGAGGACAGAGTGAGGGAGCTGGAGGAACTGCTTTGTGAGGCacacagagagtgtgagagaaaaacCAAG GAGTGTGAGCGGGAGCAGGAGGCTCACAATATAATGAAGTTACAGTACGATGAGATGAAGGAAACATCACATAATGCGGCGTCACTAAAG GTCTCTCTGGCTGAAACTGAAAGGAAATATGAGCAGGTGATGGAGTCCAATGCTCAGCTGAAGAATGAGAACTCTGACCTGGTGTCAGAGGTGAACACACTGCAAGACTCATTGCAGGATTTGGGCATCCTGCTCTCTGAGACACACACGGAGTGTGCTGAGGCAGTGAGG TCATATGAGTCGGAGCTGAACCTTCGCAAATATGTGCAGTCCGAGTACGATAAGAGGGAGGAAAACTGTAATAAGAAAATCAGCACACTAAGG GTCACGCTTGTTGCAGCTGATAGGCAATACGAGCAGGCGATGGAGTCCATTGCTCAGCTGGAGAAGGAGAACTCCAAGCTGATGTCCGACGTGAAGACACTGCAAGACTCGATGCTGGAGTTGGACGAAGAGCTATCTGTGACCCGGATAAGGTGTAATGAGATAATAAGA GAGTGTGAGGGAAAAACCTGGGAGTTGGGCATGCTGCAGTCTGATTGCAATGAGATGAAGGAAACTTTACTAAAG GAGTGTGAGAAAGAGCCGGAGATTCACCGTATGCTGCTGTCACAAAACGATGAGTTGAAGAAGTTGTTAAATCAGAAGGAGGAGCTACTTAAG GTCTCTCTGGCTGAAGCTGAGAGGAAATGTGAGCAGGCGATGGAGCACAATGCTCAGCTGGAGAATGAGAACTCCAACCTGATGTCCCAGGTGAATACACTGCAAGGTTCAGTTCAGCAGCTGGAGGAAGAGGTCTCTGAGACACACAGGAAGTGTGAAGAGATAAAGAGA GAGTATGAGCGGGAGGCACAGTTCAAAGAGATGAGGGCAACTTTAGAACAGTGCAATGTGTTACTAAAG GAGTGTGCGCGAGAGAGGGAAGCTCACAGTGTCCTGAAGTTGCAGCACTCTCAAGTGACTTTAACACACACTGAGGAGTCACTAAAG GTATCTTTAGCTGAAGCCGAGAGGAAATATGAGCAGGTAAAGGAGACCAACACTCGTGTGGAGAATGAGAAGTCGGTTCTGGTGTCCAAGGTGAACCAACTGCAAGACACAGTGCGGGGGTTGACTACACTGCTCGCTCAGACATACAAGAAGTGTACTAAGGCACTGAGT GTATGTGCCATAGCGAAAGGCGTTGCTGATTTTGTGGAGTCCGAGGCCACAAAGCGGGTGACGTTTTtaattcagacaaaaaaatCACTTGAG GTCGCGCTGGCTGAAGCTGAGCAGAAATTTGAGAGGGCAAAGGTGGAAATTACTCAGCTGGAAAATAATAAGGCTGAAATAGAATCTAATATACGTACATTGCTAGACATGGCGAGTGACTCAGCGGAACAGCTTTGTGAGACCAGGAGAAGGTGTGATGAGGTCACAAGG GAGTGTGCGCAAAAAACTCGGGATTTGAGGAAGCTAGAGTCCAAGTGGAATTTGTTGAATGAAACTGTACTAAAG GATTATGAGGCAGGGTGTGTAGCTCACGGTGTCCTGAGGGTACAGTACAATGAGCTGAAGGAACAGCATGAGGAGTTACTAAAG gagtgtgagagagagagggaggcccATAGTGTCCTGAAGTCTCAGTATGATCAGATGAAGGAAACTTCAATGCAATCAAATGCTCAGCTGGAGAACGAGAAATCAGACCTGATGTACCACGTGCATAAACTGGGAGGCAGAGTGCAGCAGCTGGAGGAACTGCTGTATGAGGCAGACATGACCTGTGGTGCTATAAAGCAG GAGTGTAAGCGTGAGCGGGAAACTCACAGTGACCTGAAGTTGTCGTATGATGAAATGAAGGAAACTCAATCACACAACAAGGAGTCACTAAGA GTCACTGTGGCTGAAGCTGAAGGGAAATATGGGCCAGCGATCAAGTCCAGTGCTCAGCTGGACAGTGAGAAGTCTGACCTGATGTCCCAGGTGAACACACCGTGA